The Pseudophaeobacter arcticus DSM 23566 genome includes a region encoding these proteins:
- a CDS encoding glucan biosynthesis protein: MSPLSRRAFVASALSSTLLTTLPARAADTPQPVPFDHAQVIARARALASQDYQPRQEVPQDWLDMSYDQYKAHRFRTEDAIWSKTDSSYNVDLFLPGLYFRNAVQVNTVQDGMTRAFGFDMALFDRGEIAPPLSTTGALGYSGLRLRTQLDLPNKKTEFCVFQGASYFRAIGLGQTYGLSARGLALKTGDPMGEEFPDFIEFWLEAPGPNQRSMVVHALMDSPSVTGAYRFTVTPGATTVMDVEAHLFAREDLTHAGLAPLTSMFLFDRTNRNRFDDFRPNVHDSDGLLIHNGNGELLWRPLANPVHLQVSSFVDENPRGFGLMQRSRDLQDFEDLEANYHRRPSLWVEPKGNWGNGAVTLVEIPADKEIYDNIVAYWRPQDTLPAGAELPLSYRLSWGEDPQMDLARVIDTAAGARIFGEPGRLMTVDFEAHPLLDGDPEDIEVHLSSPHVETSEGVLQRNPATGGLRLAFSFAPNAENHVELRLQLRRDGAAASEVWLYRWTA, from the coding sequence ATGAGCCCGCTCAGCCGCCGCGCCTTTGTTGCTTCCGCGCTCTCCAGCACCCTGCTCACCACGCTGCCGGCGCGCGCCGCAGATACGCCTCAGCCTGTGCCTTTTGACCATGCCCAGGTGATCGCCCGCGCCCGCGCCCTGGCCAGCCAGGACTACCAGCCACGGCAAGAGGTGCCACAGGATTGGTTGGATATGTCTTATGATCAGTACAAGGCACACCGGTTCCGCACCGAGGATGCAATCTGGTCCAAAACCGATAGCAGCTACAACGTCGATCTGTTCCTGCCGGGCCTGTATTTTCGCAATGCGGTGCAGGTGAACACCGTTCAAGACGGCATGACCCGCGCCTTTGGCTTTGACATGGCGCTGTTTGATCGCGGCGAGATCGCGCCGCCTCTCAGCACCACGGGGGCATTGGGATATAGCGGCCTGCGCCTGCGCACCCAGTTGGATCTGCCGAACAAGAAAACCGAATTCTGCGTCTTTCAGGGGGCCAGCTATTTCCGGGCCATCGGCCTCGGCCAGACCTATGGTCTGTCGGCGCGCGGACTGGCGCTGAAAACCGGCGACCCCATGGGCGAGGAATTCCCCGATTTTATTGAATTCTGGCTGGAAGCCCCCGGCCCCAATCAGCGCAGCATGGTGGTCCATGCGCTGATGGATTCGCCCTCGGTCACTGGCGCCTACCGCTTTACCGTCACCCCCGGCGCCACCACGGTAATGGATGTCGAGGCGCATCTGTTTGCCCGCGAAGATCTGACCCACGCCGGGCTGGCCCCGCTCACTTCGATGTTCCTGTTTGACCGCACCAACCGCAACCGGTTTGACGATTTCCGCCCCAATGTGCACGACAGTGACGGGCTGTTGATCCACAACGGCAACGGCGAGCTGCTGTGGCGGCCCCTGGCAAACCCGGTACATTTGCAAGTCTCCTCCTTTGTGGATGAAAACCCGCGTGGCTTTGGCCTGATGCAGCGCTCGCGCGATCTGCAGGATTTTGAAGACCTCGAGGCCAATTATCACCGCCGTCCCAGTCTCTGGGTGGAGCCAAAGGGCAATTGGGGCAACGGCGCGGTCACCCTGGTTGAAATCCCTGCCGACAAGGAAATCTACGACAATATCGTGGCCTATTGGCGGCCTCAGGACACCCTGCCTGCGGGCGCAGAACTGCCGCTGTCCTATCGGCTCAGCTGGGGCGAGGACCCACAGATGGATCTGGCACGGGTGATTGATACCGCCGCAGGCGCGCGCATCTTTGGCGAACCAGGCCGGTTGATGACGGTGGATTTTGAGGCCCACCCATTGCTGGACGGCGATCCCGAAGACATCGAAGTGCATCTCTCCTCCCCCCATGTGGAAACCAGCGAAGGGGTGCTGCAACGCAACCCCGCCACCGGCGGGCTGCGGCTGGCCTTCAGCTTTGCCCCCAATGCGGAAAACCATGTTGAGCTGCGCTTGCAGCTGCGCCGGGATGGCGCCGCCGCCAGCGAAGTCTGGCTTTATCGGTGGACCGCGTGA
- a CDS encoding YeeE/YedE family protein — protein sequence MFDLFSDHQLVTGIGLFGGILLGLAARLGRFCTLGAIEDLLYGGSSHRMRMWGLAIGTAIMGSFALIGLGLFDASQSFYLSVRWMPMASIIGGLMFGYGMALSGNCGYGAIARLGGGDLRSFVIVLVMGISTYVVLSGPLAPLRNLVFEQQDVTSELPPGLAHHLAALTTLPLSGIGILAGAVLTVVSLWDIEFRRDGKSLFWSCVVGLAVVSGWAGTSYINTHGFEALPVVSHSFSAPLGETILWTMTGSLRPLSFAVGSITGVWLGAFIGSLIKGHFRWEACDDPRELRRQIFGAAIMGAGAVIAMGCTVGQGLSAFSLLSLSAPVTFLAIFAGAALGLRQLIEGFRSAA from the coding sequence ATGTTTGATCTGTTCAGCGATCACCAGTTGGTCACCGGCATCGGGCTATTCGGCGGCATATTGCTGGGACTGGCGGCCCGGTTGGGTCGGTTCTGTACCCTGGGCGCCATCGAAGATCTGCTCTATGGCGGCTCTTCCCACCGGATGCGCATGTGGGGGCTGGCCATTGGCACCGCGATCATGGGCAGTTTCGCCCTCATCGGGTTGGGGCTGTTTGATGCCTCGCAATCCTTTTATCTTTCGGTGCGCTGGATGCCCATGGCCTCGATCATCGGCGGTCTGATGTTCGGCTATGGCATGGCGCTGAGCGGCAACTGTGGCTACGGCGCCATTGCCCGGCTTGGCGGTGGGGATCTGCGCAGTTTTGTCATTGTCCTGGTGATGGGGATCTCCACCTATGTGGTGCTCTCTGGCCCCCTGGCGCCGCTGCGCAACCTGGTGTTTGAGCAGCAGGATGTCACCAGCGAACTGCCGCCGGGGCTGGCCCATCATCTGGCGGCGCTGACCACTTTGCCGCTTTCCGGCATCGGCATCCTTGCCGGGGCTGTGCTGACTGTCGTCAGCCTTTGGGATATTGAATTCCGTCGCGATGGCAAAAGCCTGTTCTGGTCCTGTGTCGTGGGGCTGGCAGTGGTGTCGGGATGGGCGGGGACCAGCTATATCAACACCCATGGCTTTGAAGCCCTGCCGGTGGTGTCGCATTCCTTTTCCGCCCCCCTGGGGGAAACCATCCTCTGGACCATGACCGGCAGCCTGCGACCGCTCTCGTTTGCGGTGGGGTCGATCACCGGGGTCTGGCTGGGCGCCTTTATTGGCTCGCTGATCAAGGGCCATTTTCGCTGGGAGGCCTGCGACGACCCTCGGGAGCTGCGGCGCCAGATCTTTGGGGCCGCCATCATGGGGGCCGGCGCCGTCATCGCCATGGGCTGCACCGTGGGCCAAGGGCTCAGCGCCTTTTCCCTGCTGTCGCTTTCTGCGCCGGTGACCTTTCTGGCGATCTTTGCCGGAGCCGCCCTGGGGCTGCGCCAATTGATCGAAGGCTTTCGCAGCGCCGCCTAG
- a CDS encoding PhoX family protein, protein MDRKQIINDPEIGNKAEAYEAFDDIPTNPNLEATIGDVINTRYGRRDMLRGMLGVSAAASLFGTSALIAPNRATAARQTESRYRFDELTWGNDETHHIAKGYEADVLLRWGDPITAEAPEFDVMNQSAQAQLQQFGYNNDYVGFTPLNAEGTRGLLCVNHEYTNEEVMFPGLGRQDNQGFAGMTKELIDIEMAAHGGTVVEIMRDASGKWAVVRDGAFNRRITPLNTEMTIDGAAAGHRRMQTKADPSGKAVIGTLNNCAGGMTPWGTWLMAEENFHGYFWTDVQDSDGNPDLTAHEDAASKKRYGVPGGWYAWGQHYDRFNIDKEPNEPNRFGWVVEVDPRNPEAKPVKHTALGRFRHEGCETTVSSAGKLVVYMGDDNRFDYQYKYVSNGSVSDTNGANSTLLSDGILYVARFDADGTVHWLPLVHGEGPLTAANGFASQADVLIDTRLAADALGATPMDRPEDAQPRGDGTAYIMLTNNSKRKDEQVNAANPRAKSNFGHIIEIKEEAGDHAATTGSWSILVKCGDPEISAVGAQWNPETSKNGWFGSPDNCAFDADGRLWISTDQGSKWDKTGKSDGLYALETEGELRGHSKLFFRCPVGGELCGPYFTEDSETLFLAVQHPGTDGTKALKGFERASTFEDPATRWPDFDPKMPPRPSVVVVTKTGGGRIAV, encoded by the coding sequence ATGGACCGCAAGCAAATCATCAACGATCCAGAAATCGGCAACAAGGCCGAAGCCTATGAGGCCTTTGACGACATCCCGACAAACCCCAATCTGGAAGCGACCATTGGTGATGTGATCAATACCCGCTATGGCCGCCGCGATATGCTGCGCGGCATGCTGGGGGTCTCGGCTGCGGCCAGCCTGTTTGGCACCTCTGCCCTGATCGCCCCCAACCGCGCCACAGCGGCGCGCCAGACCGAAAGCCGCTATCGCTTTGATGAACTGACCTGGGGCAATGATGAGACCCATCACATCGCCAAGGGCTACGAGGCCGATGTGCTGCTGCGCTGGGGCGACCCGATCACCGCAGAGGCCCCCGAATTTGACGTGATGAACCAAAGCGCCCAGGCTCAGCTGCAGCAGTTTGGCTACAACAACGACTATGTCGGCTTCACCCCCCTGAATGCCGAAGGCACCCGTGGGCTGCTCTGTGTGAACCACGAATATACCAACGAAGAAGTCATGTTCCCCGGCCTTGGCCGCCAGGACAATCAGGGCTTTGCCGGCATGACCAAAGAGCTGATCGACATCGAGATGGCCGCTCATGGCGGCACCGTGGTTGAGATCATGCGCGACGCCAGCGGCAAATGGGCCGTTGTCCGCGATGGTGCCTTTAACCGCCGCATCACACCACTGAACACCGAGATGACCATTGACGGTGCCGCAGCAGGCCATCGCCGGATGCAGACCAAGGCCGACCCTTCCGGCAAAGCCGTAATCGGCACGCTCAACAACTGTGCCGGCGGCATGACCCCCTGGGGCACCTGGTTGATGGCCGAAGAGAACTTCCACGGCTATTTCTGGACCGATGTGCAGGACAGCGACGGCAATCCGGATCTCACCGCCCACGAGGATGCCGCCAGCAAGAAACGCTATGGCGTGCCCGGCGGCTGGTACGCCTGGGGGCAGCACTATGACCGGTTCAACATCGACAAGGAACCCAACGAGCCAAACCGCTTTGGCTGGGTGGTTGAGGTCGACCCCCGCAATCCCGAGGCCAAGCCGGTGAAACACACTGCCCTGGGCCGTTTCCGCCATGAGGGCTGCGAAACCACAGTTTCCTCCGCCGGGAAGCTGGTTGTCTATATGGGGGATGATAACCGCTTTGATTATCAGTATAAATATGTCTCCAACGGGTCTGTCTCCGACACCAATGGTGCCAATTCCACCCTGCTGAGCGACGGTATCCTCTATGTTGCCCGCTTTGATGCCGATGGCACCGTGCACTGGCTGCCACTGGTGCATGGCGAGGGGCCGCTGACCGCTGCAAACGGTTTTGCCAGCCAGGCTGACGTGCTGATTGATACCCGTCTGGCGGCAGATGCGCTTGGCGCCACACCAATGGACCGCCCCGAGGATGCCCAGCCACGCGGCGACGGCACCGCCTACATCATGTTGACCAACAACTCCAAGCGCAAGGACGAGCAGGTCAACGCGGCAAACCCGCGTGCCAAATCCAACTTTGGTCATATCATCGAAATCAAGGAAGAGGCAGGCGATCATGCGGCCACCACGGGCAGCTGGTCGATCCTGGTGAAATGCGGCGATCCAGAGATTTCCGCAGTTGGCGCCCAGTGGAACCCCGAGACCAGCAAAAACGGCTGGTTTGGCTCGCCCGACAACTGCGCCTTTGACGCCGATGGCCGCCTGTGGATCTCCACTGATCAGGGCAGCAAATGGGACAAGACCGGCAAATCCGACGGGCTCTATGCGCTGGAAACCGAAGGGGAGCTGCGGGGCCACTCAAAACTGTTCTTCCGCTGCCCCGTCGGTGGGGAACTCTGCGGGCCATATTTCACCGAGGATAGCGAAACGCTCTTCCTTGCGGTGCAACACCCCGGCACCGATGGCACCAAGGCGCTCAAAGGGTTTGAGCGCGCCTCTACTTTCGAAGATCCGGCCACCCGCTGGCCCGACTTTGATCCAAAGATGCCACCACGTCCCTCGGTGGTTGTGGTCACCAAAACAGGCGGTGGCCGGATTGCTGTATAG
- a CDS encoding DUF302 domain-containing protein gives MAARLAVTLALTPAVILAVILIFSSLPQPARATEIGKREGWVIFESEKSYETLLRDLSTAVKAEGLVVVTQAGPTQAAAARGISIPGNRVVGVFNNDYAVRVLALSTAAMIEAPIRFYVTEAGADHSHLAYKRPSFVFAPYVNEGGGPLLRISAELDRRFAAIARKALR, from the coding sequence ATGGCCGCCCGCTTGGCCGTGACACTGGCTTTGACACCGGCTGTGATTCTGGCCGTGATCCTCATCTTCAGTTCTTTGCCCCAGCCCGCCCGGGCTACCGAAATTGGCAAACGCGAAGGCTGGGTGATCTTTGAAAGCGAGAAATCATATGAAACCCTGCTGCGGGATCTGAGCACTGCAGTAAAGGCCGAGGGGCTTGTGGTGGTGACCCAGGCCGGCCCAACACAGGCAGCAGCCGCCCGCGGCATTTCCATCCCCGGCAACCGGGTGGTGGGGGTCTTCAACAACGACTACGCAGTGCGCGTTCTGGCCCTCTCCACCGCCGCAATGATCGAGGCTCCGATCCGCTTCTATGTTACCGAGGCAGGCGCAGATCACTCACATCTCGCCTATAAGAGGCCAAGCTTTGTCTTTGCCCCCTATGTCAACGAAGGCGGCGGTCCGCTGCTGCGGATCTCTGCCGAACTGGACCGCCGCTTTGCCGCCATTGCGCGCAAGGCCCTGCGCTAG
- a CDS encoding tetratricopeptide repeat protein, whose protein sequence is MTQDIFGQDTSLSSATTRASWDAAQMGVLAHSAATADHLGAVLAAAPDFAQAQAIKGLSVLMLGRSELLPMAQEAQQAAQLGYEAALPRERKYVDALEAWLAGRPSRAVALMEQILDVDPADALAMKLSHGIRFILGDCTGMRASVERVMPAYAPDHAARGYLLGCHSFALEETGSYEKAGIAGRQALWMAPDDAWGLHAVAHVHEMTGNAAQGLEWLTGREEAWAHCNNFRFHVWWHKALMHLDLGQIDQALMLYDTEVRKDKTDDYRDISNATSLLMRLELEGVCVGNRWEELSELCANRTEDGSLIFADLHYLLALAGHNRQAETRRLVSRIHADAKARKTEAQDRMATPGCDAANGLEAFGDGNYAQAFTHLSRARSTMQLAGGSHAQRDVFERMTIDAGLRAGEFDAVEAILDDRRAKRAGGEDNYALARRSLISQARGTPDAHSVPAE, encoded by the coding sequence ATGACGCAAGATATTTTTGGACAAGACACCAGCCTCAGCAGTGCCACCACCCGAGCAAGCTGGGACGCAGCACAGATGGGGGTTCTGGCCCATTCCGCAGCCACCGCAGATCACCTGGGCGCCGTTCTTGCCGCCGCGCCGGACTTTGCCCAGGCCCAGGCCATCAAGGGGCTGTCGGTGCTGATGCTGGGCCGCTCCGAGCTGTTGCCCATGGCCCAGGAGGCCCAACAGGCCGCCCAGTTGGGATATGAGGCCGCCCTGCCGCGTGAACGCAAATATGTCGATGCGCTTGAGGCCTGGCTGGCGGGGCGTCCCTCGCGGGCGGTGGCGCTGATGGAACAGATCCTCGATGTGGATCCTGCGGATGCCCTGGCGATGAAGCTCAGCCATGGGATCCGCTTTATCCTTGGTGACTGTACCGGCATGCGCGCCTCGGTGGAGCGGGTGATGCCCGCCTATGCGCCGGATCACGCCGCGCGCGGCTACCTGTTGGGCTGTCACTCCTTTGCGCTGGAGGAAACCGGGTCTTACGAGAAGGCAGGGATTGCCGGGCGTCAGGCGCTGTGGATGGCCCCCGATGATGCCTGGGGGCTGCATGCCGTCGCCCATGTGCACGAAATGACCGGCAATGCTGCCCAGGGGCTGGAATGGCTGACAGGGCGCGAAGAGGCCTGGGCCCATTGCAACAACTTTCGCTTTCACGTCTGGTGGCACAAGGCGCTGATGCATCTGGATCTTGGCCAGATAGATCAGGCTTTGATGCTCTATGACACCGAGGTGCGCAAGGACAAGACCGACGACTACCGCGACATCTCCAATGCCACCTCGCTGTTGATGCGGCTGGAACTGGAAGGGGTCTGCGTTGGCAATCGCTGGGAAGAGCTCTCCGAGCTCTGCGCCAATCGCACCGAGGACGGCAGCCTGATCTTTGCCGATTTGCACTACCTGCTGGCCCTGGCCGGTCACAACCGACAGGCGGAAACCCGCCGCCTGGTCAGCCGCATTCACGCCGATGCCAAGGCCCGCAAAACCGAGGCTCAGGACCGCATGGCCACCCCGGGCTGCGACGCTGCCAATGGGCTGGAGGCCTTTGGCGATGGCAATTACGCCCAGGCCTTTACCCATCTGTCGCGCGCCCGCAGCACCATGCAATTGGCGGGCGGCAGCCATGCCCAGCGCGATGTATTTGAACGTATGACCATCGACGCCGGTCTGCGGGCCGGAGAATTTGACGCGGTCGAAGCCATCCTGGATGATCGCCGTGCCAAACGCGCCGGTGGCGAAGACAACTATGCCCTGGCCCGGCGCAGCTTGATTTCCCAGGCCCGTGGCACGCCGGATGCCCATAGCGTGCCTGCAGAATAA
- a CDS encoding OpgC family protein encodes MAKISPFPTLHQDPGPAANQTASPGSADLNQAPPKRQRDPRLDFYRGIAMFIILAAHIPGNRWTGWIPARFGFSDATEIFVFCSGMASAIAFGSSYARQGWALGTARVVFRCWQVFWAHIGLFFFVAMTMAALDTYGGFDTSYINSLNLQHFFNDPAPQIVGLFTLTYVPNYFDILPMYLVVLALMPLMMGVERIGLWAVALTSALIWLAANPYLIGLGPNGVSLPAEPWSQREWFFNPFGWQLLFFTGFAFMKGWLPRPPVSAMLGGAAAAFLVLSAPFGSWKVFLWVDAANGDLGDMIRPWWETTAQWREKTDFGLLRYAHFLALAYLGWLIAGTGGKRLIASGHSLGARIWARLLGIITKVGQQSLAVFVFSMALARLIGFALDQTERGIAITALANLLGFALIIACAYAAGWFKSHPWRAKA; translated from the coding sequence ATGGCGAAGATTTCGCCCTTCCCTACGCTGCACCAGGATCCGGGTCCTGCGGCCAACCAGACGGCCTCCCCCGGTTCTGCCGATCTGAACCAAGCGCCCCCCAAGCGTCAACGCGATCCCCGGCTCGATTTTTACCGCGGCATTGCCATGTTCATCATTCTGGCGGCCCATATTCCCGGCAACCGCTGGACCGGCTGGATCCCGGCGCGGTTTGGCTTTTCAGACGCAACCGAGATCTTTGTCTTCTGCTCTGGCATGGCCTCGGCGATTGCCTTTGGCAGTTCCTACGCGCGGCAGGGCTGGGCTTTGGGCACGGCGCGCGTGGTGTTTCGCTGCTGGCAGGTGTTCTGGGCCCACATCGGCCTGTTCTTCTTTGTCGCCATGACCATGGCCGCGTTGGATACCTATGGCGGCTTTGACACGTCATATATCAACTCTTTGAACCTGCAGCATTTCTTCAACGACCCCGCGCCACAGATAGTGGGTCTGTTCACCCTGACTTATGTGCCGAACTATTTTGACATCCTGCCGATGTATCTGGTGGTTCTGGCGCTGATGCCGCTGATGATGGGGGTTGAACGCATTGGCCTCTGGGCCGTGGCGCTGACCTCGGCGCTGATCTGGCTCGCCGCCAACCCCTATCTGATCGGGCTTGGCCCCAATGGTGTCTCGCTCCCGGCGGAGCCCTGGTCGCAGCGCGAATGGTTCTTTAACCCCTTTGGCTGGCAGCTTTTGTTCTTTACCGGCTTTGCCTTCATGAAGGGCTGGCTGCCCAGGCCGCCTGTCTCGGCCATGCTGGGCGGTGCCGCAGCTGCCTTTCTGGTGCTGTCGGCGCCCTTTGGCTCGTGGAAGGTCTTTCTCTGGGTGGATGCGGCCAATGGCGATCTTGGCGACATGATCCGCCCCTGGTGGGAGACCACGGCCCAGTGGCGTGAAAAAACCGATTTTGGCCTGCTGCGCTATGCGCATTTCCTGGCGCTGGCCTATCTTGGCTGGCTGATTGCCGGGACGGGTGGCAAGCGCCTGATTGCCTCTGGTCACAGCCTTGGCGCCCGGATCTGGGCACGGCTGCTGGGGATCATCACCAAGGTCGGCCAGCAAAGCCTTGCCGTCTTTGTGTTTTCCATGGCGCTGGCCCGGCTCATCGGGTTTGCCCTGGATCAGACCGAGCGCGGTATCGCGATCACCGCCCTGGCCAATCTCCTGGGCTTTGCCCTGATCATCGCCTGCGCCTATGCGGCAGGCTGGTTCAAATCCCACCCCTGGAGGGCCAAAGCATGA
- a CDS encoding thiamine pyrophosphate-binding protein, with amino-acid sequence MTQTLRAADVLARRLYEAGCRHAFGMPGGEVLTLVDALVKAGIAFHLAKHENAAGFMGEGLHHSDGAPVILVATLGPGALNGVNVVANAHQDRVPMLVLTGCVDAAEEQSYTHQVLDHRAVFSPITKATFRLNAEAADLIADKAIAIATQPRNGPVHIDVPISVADAPARDRGSRRAPAALTRPEDATLAQALSWLSAAERPIAIIGLDALQEQAAPEIKTFLEQHQIPFVTTYKAKGILPETHPLCLGAAGLSPLADTYLLPLVQQSDLILALGYDPIEMRPGWRNIWDPAVQRMIDITPEPNSHYMHQASLALVAALKPTLAALLPSGETKDLPKWPCATPAQVRQDLAAAFPTSDDWGPAGVIAECRATLPQTTLACADSGAHRILLSQMWTCSAPRALIQSSGLCTMGCALPMAIGRKLAEPDRPVVSFSGDAGFLMVAGDLATAAELGVAPIFVVFVDASLALIELKQRGRQLANVGVDLGRHDFAAIGRAFGGNGVTVRNRTELNQALQQALASERFTVISAEITPGGYDGRI; translated from the coding sequence ATGACACAGACCCTTCGCGCCGCAGACGTCCTGGCCCGCCGCCTCTACGAGGCTGGCTGCCGTCACGCCTTTGGCATGCCCGGTGGCGAGGTGCTGACCCTGGTGGATGCGCTGGTCAAGGCCGGCATCGCCTTTCACCTGGCCAAACATGAAAACGCCGCCGGCTTTATGGGCGAAGGCCTGCACCACAGCGACGGCGCCCCGGTCATTCTGGTTGCCACCCTCGGCCCCGGCGCGCTCAACGGTGTCAATGTGGTGGCCAATGCGCATCAGGACCGGGTGCCGATGCTGGTGCTCACCGGCTGCGTCGATGCCGCCGAGGAACAAAGCTATACCCATCAGGTTCTGGATCACCGGGCGGTATTTTCCCCGATAACCAAGGCCACCTTCCGGCTGAATGCCGAGGCTGCGGACCTGATCGCCGACAAGGCCATCGCCATCGCCACCCAGCCGCGCAATGGTCCGGTGCATATTGACGTGCCGATCTCGGTTGCAGACGCCCCCGCCAGAGATCGCGGCTCCCGCCGCGCGCCTGCAGCCCTGACCCGGCCAGAAGATGCCACGCTGGCGCAGGCGCTGTCCTGGCTCAGCGCCGCCGAGCGTCCCATCGCCATCATCGGTCTCGACGCCCTGCAAGAACAAGCCGCCCCCGAGATCAAGACCTTCCTCGAGCAACACCAGATCCCCTTTGTCACCACCTACAAGGCCAAGGGCATTCTGCCGGAAACCCACCCGCTGTGTCTGGGCGCCGCCGGGCTGTCACCACTGGCGGACACATACCTGCTGCCCCTGGTGCAACAATCCGATCTGATCCTGGCCCTGGGCTATGACCCGATCGAGATGCGCCCGGGCTGGCGCAATATCTGGGATCCTGCGGTGCAGCGGATGATCGACATCACGCCTGAACCCAATAGCCACTATATGCACCAGGCCAGCCTGGCGCTGGTCGCAGCCCTGAAACCCACGCTTGCGGCGCTGCTCCCGTCAGGGGAAACCAAAGACCTGCCCAAATGGCCCTGCGCCACCCCGGCGCAGGTGCGCCAAGATCTTGCAGCGGCCTTTCCCACCAGCGATGACTGGGGGCCTGCCGGCGTGATTGCCGAATGCCGCGCCACCCTGCCCCAAACCACCCTGGCCTGCGCAGACAGCGGTGCCCATCGCATTTTGCTCAGCCAGATGTGGACCTGCAGCGCGCCGCGCGCCCTGATCCAATCCTCTGGCCTGTGCACCATGGGCTGCGCCCTGCCCATGGCCATTGGCCGCAAACTGGCAGAGCCCGATCGTCCGGTTGTCAGCTTCTCCGGGGATGCCGGCTTTTTGATGGTTGCCGGGGACCTGGCCACCGCCGCCGAGCTGGGCGTTGCGCCGATCTTTGTGGTCTTTGTCGATGCCAGCCTGGCGCTGATCGAGCTGAAACAGCGGGGCCGCCAGCTGGCCAATGTCGGTGTTGATCTGGGCCGCCATGATTTTGCCGCCATCGGCCGCGCCTTTGGTGGCAATGGCGTAACGGTGCGGAACCGCACGGAATTGAACCAGGCCCTGCAACAGGCCTTGGCCTCGGAGCGCTTCACTGTCATTTCTGCCGAAATCACCCCCGGAGGATATGATGGACGCATCTAA
- a CDS encoding CaiB/BaiF CoA transferase family protein: MDASKPQSSKPQPSKPQSSSPQSCLTHGALKGIKVLDLSRILAGPTCTQMLGDLGAIVVKVENPKTGGDDTRQWGPPYVVDEAGKRSDLSAYFMAANRNKRSIALDIASPEGQAVIRRLAAEADILVENFKPGGLAKYGLDYASLRAEFPGLIYCSISGYGQTGPNSSKPGYDLMAQGYGGLMSLTGEPQGQPVKAGVGIADVMCGMYATIGVLAALHHKTLTGEGQQIDLALVDAQVAWLINEGVAYLNTGELPQRRGNEHPSIVPYGLYETSDAHVILAVGNDSQFRRFMEFLGLEGLAEDPRFATNPARLQHRGALNDILQPALKRFTMDAVIAGMEARKVPAGPVQTLDRVFASDQVAARDMAIEMQSTAGPVQLLGNPLNFSRTPVTYRHAPPQCGAATEEILLAEDPFAET; this comes from the coding sequence ATGGACGCATCTAAACCACAGTCGAGCAAACCACAGCCAAGTAAACCACAGTCAAGCTCGCCCCAGAGCTGCCTCACCCATGGCGCCCTGAAAGGCATCAAGGTGCTGGACCTGTCCCGCATTCTGGCAGGCCCCACCTGCACCCAGATGCTGGGCGATCTCGGCGCCATCGTGGTCAAGGTGGAAAACCCCAAGACAGGCGGTGATGACACCCGCCAATGGGGCCCCCCCTATGTGGTAGACGAGGCGGGCAAACGCTCTGATCTGTCGGCCTATTTTATGGCCGCCAACCGCAACAAGCGCTCCATTGCCCTGGATATCGCCAGCCCCGAAGGTCAGGCCGTGATCCGTCGCCTTGCGGCAGAGGCCGATATTCTGGTGGAAAATTTCAAACCCGGCGGGCTGGCCAAATACGGGCTGGATTACGCCAGCCTGCGCGCCGAGTTTCCCGGCCTGATCTATTGCTCCATTTCCGGCTATGGCCAGACCGGCCCCAACAGCTCGAAACCCGGCTATGACCTGATGGCCCAGGGCTATGGCGGCCTGATGTCCCTGACCGGAGAACCACAGGGCCAGCCGGTGAAAGCCGGCGTTGGCATCGCCGATGTGATGTGCGGCATGTATGCCACCATCGGCGTTCTTGCCGCCCTGCACCACAAGACCCTGACCGGCGAAGGCCAGCAGATTGATCTGGCGCTGGTGGATGCCCAGGTGGCCTGGCTGATCAACGAGGGCGTTGCCTATCTCAATACCGGCGAGCTGCCCCAGCGACGCGGCAATGAACATCCCAGCATCGTGCCCTATGGCCTGTATGAAACCTCCGATGCCCATGTGATCCTGGCGGTGGGCAATGACAGCCAGTTCCGCCGCTTTATGGAGTTTCTCGGGCTGGAAGGATTGGCCGAGGATCCGCGTTTTGCCACCAATCCGGCCCGCCTGCAGCATCGCGGCGCGCTGAATGATATCCTGCAGCCGGCACTGAAACGCTTTACCATGGATGCGGTCATCGCCGGAATGGAAGCCCGCAAGGTGCCTGCTGGTCCGGTGCAGACCCTGGACCGGGTCTTTGCCTCCGATCAGGTTGCCGCCCGCGACATGGCGATTGAAATGCAGTCTACCGCAGGGCCGGTGCAGCTCTTGGGCAATCCGCTGAATTTCTCCCGCACTCCGGTGACCTATCGCCACGCCCCGCCCCAATGCGGCGCGGCGACGGAGGAAATTCTTCTGGCCGAAGATCCCTTTGCCGAGACCTGA